Proteins found in one Fusarium oxysporum Fo47 chromosome V, complete sequence genomic segment:
- a CDS encoding Clr5 domain-containing protein, with amino-acid sequence MMSKTTLLAAKAPSNPPSPQNKPIISMHHGETEWTAVYPIIERLYMKDRRKLRHIMQIMEEKYNFKASVQMYKRRFTKWGFYKSKQRNGKTAWKKTAPTPKNTPETQKRPHSQPLILSPSPNSLETSSLEFLTSIHDWSTSFYESLRTKGLHLQGTHPSQPAGKINRYDPEGLSFAFRTIVELIQRGKGILAGRLTRKAFLDIENMLHAEAPLFIWNVLEIMYHMVRLGQTQLLGMLLAQLVELASNIHEMKHPVIKMLKSLQKAVYLWEKHATLEKMRLLEQAWGLNADIICRNYDSRLLVVYYRLVWESSCIKLGEDQLDGLDKWFSAVKSKIPHEDSYFQQAILFADPSTTEETAPPKDYEITKALCVSAIQHRCTMTFGESNMASLVRLGLLKSRILGEIDEQSGDKMPQSHTRFQARVMAYLMKVLMDVDRELGLDVDVADRMKNKIALREFGYSSTSPQVIHDMWQLEAFLRKEGYVAEAAKIRRETYKRLEEYVDQVPVDEV; translated from the exons ATGATGTCAAAGACCACCTTGCTCGCAGCCAAAGCTCCCTCTAATCCACCATCACCTCAGAACAAGCCGATTATCTCAATGCATCATGGAGAGACAGAATGGACAGCTGTTTATCCCATTATTGAGAGATTGTATATGAAAGATCGGAGAAAACTTCGACACATCATGCAGATCATGGAGGAGAAATATAATTTCAAGGCATC TGTTCAGATGTATAAGAGACGCTTCACAAAATGGGGGTTTTATAAATCAAAACAAAGAAATGGGAAGACTGCTTGGAAGAAAACGGCCCCAACTCCAAAAAACACACCAGAGACTCAAAAGCGGCCTCACAGCCAGCCGCTTATTCTCTCTCCGAGTCCAAATTCTTTGGAGACGAGTAGTCTTGAATTTCTTACAAGCATACATGACTGGAGCACTTCATTCTATGAATCTCTCCGTACCAAGGGATTACACCTACAAGGTACTCATCCTTCGCAACCGGCTGGTAAAATCAACCGCTACGACCCAGAAGGATTAAGTTTCGCCTTTCGGACCATCGTTGAGCTCATACAACGCGGCAAAGGCATTTTAGCAGGGCGTTTAACCCGCAAAGCCTTTCTAGATATCGAAAATATGCTGCACGCTGAAGCGCCTTTGTTCATCTGGAATGTCTTGGAAATCATGTATCACATGGTCCGTCTTGGTCAGACACAGCTTCTTGGTATGCTCCTAGCGCAGTTAGTCGAACTAGCGAGTAATATCCATGAGATGAAACATCCCGTTATCAAGATGTTGAAAAGTTTGCAGAAAGCGGTGTATCTTTGGGAGAAGCATGCTACACTTGAGAAAATGCGACTTCTTGAACAGGCTTGGGGTCTGAATGCGGATATCATATGCAGGAACTACGACTCAaggctgttggtggtgtaCTATCGCCTAGTCTGGGAATCTTCTTGTATTAAACTTGGCGAGGATCAACTGGACGGTCTTGATAAGTGGTTCTCAGCCGTGAAGAGCAAGATTCCGCACGAGGACTCTTATTTTCAACAAGCTATTCTATTCGCCGATCCTAGCACGACGGAGGAAACAGCACCGCCGAAAGACTACGAGATTACAAAAGCGCTTTGCGTCTCAGCAATACAGCATCGCTGCACAATGACCTTTGGAGAGTCAAACATGGCAAGTCTTGTGCGCTTGGGCTTACTGAAGAGCCGTATTCTTGGCGAGATTGACGAACAGTCAGGCGATAAGATGCCACAGTCCCACACGCGATTCCAAGCAAGGGTTATGGCCTATTTGATGAAGGTACTTATGGACGTTGATAGGGAACTCGGGTTGGATGTCGATGTGGCGGACAGAATGAAAAACAAGATCGCTTTGCGAGAGTTTGGCTACTCGAGTACCTCGCCGCAGGTTATACATGATATGTGGCAGCTAGAAGCCTTTTTGCGAAAAGAGGGATATGTAGCTGAAGCAGCAAAGATAAGGAGGGAGACGTATAAGAGGCTGGAAGAGTATGTAGACCAGGTCCCCGTCGACGAGGTCTAG
- a CDS encoding glycoside hydrolase superfamily → MHKTTLLGLLASSPVSAQLHSLAQAAGLKYFGSAVDNGYLSDAPYSKLADDVEEFGQLVPENGQKWETVEPKQGDFVYTTADVVPDLAKKNGQILRCHALTWHSQLPTWVSSGAFSAEELTEVIEAHIANVVEHYKGDCYAWDVVNEAIDDNAEWRDSVFSRTLGTDFLGISFKAARKADPAAKLYYNDYNLEQNGAKTDKAVELVKLLQKEGAPIDGVGFQGHLIVGQTPSRSELAATFKRFTDLNVEVAITELDIRHESVPASAAELKTQGDEYADVVGACLDTKGCVGVTVWGITDKYSWIPGVFEGNGEALLYTDDYEKKPAWTSVSSLLAAAATEAPATSSVAPAETTAPATTLETKTKPVYTVPGTTNYMNTTAPQTEQTRTALATETDDDDDDCAETEAPFPTYAIPTNGTQVYPTKAPVDDDSDDDCAETEAPIPTQAPVPSGDCDEDDGEFEPTVAAIEPTTRVPVIRSSSAYTYKWNTETTAPQVPAPTGTAPAYPVGTGSGGVVKHYYQCGGKNYKGPTECEKPYKCVEHNEYYFQCV, encoded by the exons ATGCACAAGACTACACTCCTTGGACTTTTGGCCTCGAGCCCCGTCTCGGCCCAGCTTCACAGCCTGGCGCAGGCCGCTGGACTCAAGTACTTCGGCTCAGCTGTCGATAACGGATATCTCAGCGATGCGCCCTACAGCAAGCTGGCTGATGACGTTGAGGAGTTTGGACAGCTTGTTCCCGAGAACGGACAGAAGTGGGAGACTGTTGAGCCTAAGCAGGGTGATTTTGTTTATACGACCGCTGATGTTGTTCCCGATCTTGCAAAGAAGAATGGGCAGATTTTGAGATGTCACGCTTTGACTTGGCACAGCCAGCTCCCCACCTGGG TTTCTTCTGGTGCTTTCTCTGCCGAGGAGCTTACTGAGGTCATCGAGGCTCACATCGCCAACGTTGTTGAGCACTACAAGGGTGACTGCTACGCTTGGGATGTGGTCAACGAGGCCATCGATGACAACGCTGAGTGGCGAGACAGTGTCTTTTCCCGCACTCTGGGAACTGACTTCCTTGGCATCTCCTTCAAGGCTGCTCGCAAGGCTGATCCTGCTGCCAAGCT TTACTACAACGACTACAACCTTGAGCAGAACGGCGCCAAGACTGATAAGGCCGTCGAGCTTGTCAAGCTCCTTCAGAAGGAAGGCGCCCCTATCGACGGTGTTGGTTTCCAGGGCCATCTGATCGTCGGCCAGACTCCTTCTCGCTCTGAGCTTGCCGCCACTTTCAAGCGCTTCACTGACCTCAACGTTGAGGTCGCCATCACTGAGCTCGACATTCGCCACGAGTCCGTTCCCGCTTCTGCCGCTGAGCTGAAGACCCAGGGTGATGAGTACGCCGATGTTGTCGGCGCCTGTCTCGACACCAAGGGCTGTGTTGGTGTTACCGTCTGGGGTATCACTGACAAGTACAGCTGGATCCCCGGTGTCTTCGAGGGTAACGGCGAGGCTCTTCTCTACACCGATGACTACGAGAAGAAGCCCGCCTGGACCAGTGTTTCCAGCCTTCTCGCCGCCGCTGCCACTGAAGCCCCTGCCACCAGCTCTGTTGCCCCCGCTGAGACTACCGCTCCTGCTACCACCctcgagaccaagaccaagccCGTCTACACTGTCCCTGGCACCACGAACTACATGAACACCACTGCTCCTCAGACCGAGCAGACCCGCACTGCTCTTGCTACTGagactgatgatgatgatgatgactgtGCCGAAACCGAAGCCCCTTTCCCTACCTACGCTATCCCCACCAACGGAACCCAGGTCTACCCTACCAAGGCTCCCGTTGACGATGACTCCGATGATGACTGCGCCGAGACCGAGGCTCCCATTCCTACTCAAGCCCCCGTTCCCTCCGGCGACTGtgacgaagacgatggcgAGTTCGAGCCCACCGTCGCTGCCATCGAGCCCACCACTCGCGTCCCCGTCATCCGCAGCAGCTCAGCCTACACCTACAAGTGGAACACCGAGACAACTGCCCCTCAAGTTCCCGCCCCCACAGGCACTGCCCCCGCTTACCCCGTTGGAACTGGCTCTGGCGGTGTTGTCAAGCACTACTACCAGTGTGGTGGTAAGAACTACAAGGGACCCACTGAGTGCGAGAAGCCCTACAAGTGCGTTGAGCACAACGAGTACTACTTCCAGTGCGTTTAA